A window of the Haloarcula litorea genome harbors these coding sequences:
- a CDS encoding OBG GTPase family GTP-binding protein, with protein MGLEEEIEELEEEIANTPYNKSTEEHIGRLKSKLAEKKEKLEQQSGSGGGGGYGVEKHGDATVALVGFPSIGKSTLLNALTNAESETGSYEFTTLDVHPGMLKHKGANIQILDVPGLIEGAAGGRGGGKEVLSVVRTADLVVFLVSVFEIEQYDRLREELYKNKIRLDTEPPRVTIRKKAKDGLSVNSSVDLDLDEETVKSVLREHGYVNADVTIGEQLGIDRLIDGVMDNREYVPSIVAVNKADLIEPDYLPTVESELEARDIDPDEAIFISAEEEKGLDSLTERIWEELGLIRIYMDKPGRGVDREEPLILREGDTVGDACEKLGGSFDERFRFARVSGPSAKHDEQQVGRDHELADEDVLRIVARK; from the coding sequence ATGGGGCTCGAAGAGGAGATCGAGGAACTCGAGGAGGAGATCGCCAACACGCCCTACAACAAGTCGACAGAGGAGCACATCGGCCGCCTGAAGTCCAAGCTCGCCGAGAAGAAGGAGAAGCTCGAACAGCAGTCCGGCTCCGGCGGCGGGGGCGGGTACGGCGTCGAGAAACACGGCGACGCGACCGTGGCCCTCGTCGGGTTCCCCAGCATCGGCAAGTCGACGCTGCTGAACGCCCTGACCAACGCCGAGTCCGAGACCGGCTCCTACGAGTTCACGACGCTCGACGTCCACCCCGGGATGCTCAAGCACAAGGGGGCGAACATCCAGATCCTCGACGTGCCCGGTCTCATCGAGGGCGCGGCCGGCGGCCGCGGTGGCGGCAAGGAGGTCCTCTCCGTCGTCCGGACCGCCGACCTCGTCGTCTTCCTCGTCTCCGTCTTCGAGATCGAGCAGTACGACCGTCTGCGCGAGGAGCTGTACAAGAACAAGATCCGCCTCGACACCGAGCCCCCGCGCGTGACGATTCGGAAGAAGGCAAAGGACGGGCTCTCGGTCAACAGCTCCGTCGACCTCGACCTCGACGAGGAGACGGTCAAGAGCGTCCTCCGCGAGCACGGCTACGTCAACGCCGACGTGACCATCGGCGAGCAGCTCGGCATCGATCGGCTCATCGACGGCGTGATGGACAACCGCGAGTACGTCCCCTCTATCGTCGCGGTCAACAAGGCCGACCTCATCGAGCCCGACTACCTCCCGACCGTCGAGTCCGAGCTCGAAGCGCGTGACATCGACCCCGACGAGGCCATCTTCATCAGCGCCGAGGAGGAGAAGGGGCTGGACAGCCTCACCGAACGGATCTGGGAGGAGCTCGGCCTCATCCGGATCTACATGGACAAGCCCGGCCGCGGCGTCGACCGCGAAGAGCCGCTCATCCTCCGCGAGGGCGACACCGTCGGCGACGCCTGCGAGAAGCTCGGCGGGAGCTTCGACGAGCGGTTCCGGTTCGCTCGTGTCAGCGGCCCCAGCGCCAAACACGACGAACAGCAGGTCGGCCGCGACCACGAACTCGCCGACGAGGACGTGCTCCGCATCGTCGCTCGGAAGTAG
- a CDS encoding universal stress protein: MYDRILVPTDGSTQATNAVKAGLSLAAELDATVHALYVVEEFEGRIVPITDAEAEKSEEYHDHGEEVVGEVAAAAEAMGVDCVTSVADGVVHEQIAAYVDDNDVDLIVMGSRGRSNIEKAIIGSTADKVIRTLDEPTTVVHEPPQSFEGVDREIRLDGW, translated from the coding sequence ATGTACGACCGAATCCTCGTTCCGACCGACGGGAGCACACAGGCGACCAACGCGGTCAAAGCCGGGCTCTCGCTCGCGGCGGAACTCGACGCGACGGTCCACGCGCTGTACGTCGTCGAAGAGTTCGAAGGGCGGATCGTCCCGATAACCGACGCGGAGGCGGAAAAGAGCGAGGAGTACCACGACCACGGCGAGGAGGTCGTCGGCGAGGTCGCGGCCGCCGCCGAGGCGATGGGCGTCGACTGCGTGACCAGCGTCGCCGACGGCGTCGTCCACGAGCAGATCGCCGCCTACGTCGACGACAACGACGTCGACCTGATCGTGATGGGGTCTCGCGGCCGCTCGAACATCGAGAAGGCCATCATCGGCAGCACGGCCGACAAGGTCATCCGGACCCTCGACGAACCGACGACGGTCGTCCACGAGCCGCCACAGTCGTTCGAGGGCGTCGACCGCGAGATCCGTCTGGACGGGTGGTAG
- a CDS encoding TIGR04206 family protein, with product MAAGPRRRLAAVVAAGLVPWTVLLVRGELTMLFTFGLFNTNPAHLVSVYDYFFRFTRGLPRFIEAWGSGVVLYLIGLTSAVAGVVGREDPRITALAVVGAGLSQLTVALGFHRRIGYVVVPVGTVVLLAVGWWYYWPLVGTPQSTPDR from the coding sequence ATGGCCGCTGGTCCACGCCGCCGCCTCGCCGCCGTCGTCGCCGCCGGACTCGTCCCGTGGACGGTCCTGCTGGTCCGTGGCGAACTGACGATGCTGTTCACGTTCGGCCTGTTCAACACGAACCCCGCTCACCTGGTCTCGGTCTACGACTACTTCTTCCGGTTCACCCGGGGCCTGCCGCGGTTCATCGAGGCGTGGGGGAGCGGCGTCGTCCTCTATCTGATCGGCCTGACCAGCGCCGTCGCCGGCGTCGTCGGTCGCGAGGACCCCCGGATCACCGCCCTCGCCGTCGTCGGGGCCGGCCTCTCGCAGCTCACCGTCGCGCTCGGGTTCCACAGGCGGATCGGCTACGTCGTGGTCCCCGTCGGGACCGTCGTGCTCCTCGCGGTCGGCTGGTGGTACTACTGGCCGCTGGTCGGGACACCACAGTCGACGCCGGACCGATGA
- a CDS encoding 50S ribosomal protein L11 — MAGTIEVLVPGGQADPGPPLGPELGPTPVDVQAVVQEINDQTEAFDGTEVPVTIEYEDDGSFTIDVGVPPTAELVKDEAGFETGSGEPHEEFVADLSVDQVRQIAEQKQSDLLAYDLKNAAKEVVGTCTSLGVTIEGNDPREFKERIDEGEYDDVFAEGAAA; from the coding sequence ATGGCTGGAACTATCGAAGTGCTCGTCCCCGGTGGGCAGGCCGACCCCGGCCCGCCGCTCGGTCCGGAACTCGGACCGACTCCGGTGGACGTGCAGGCAGTCGTCCAGGAGATCAACGACCAGACGGAGGCCTTCGACGGCACCGAGGTCCCCGTCACCATCGAGTACGAGGACGACGGGTCGTTCACTATCGACGTCGGTGTCCCGCCGACGGCCGAGCTCGTCAAGGACGAGGCCGGCTTCGAGACCGGCAGCGGCGAACCCCACGAGGAGTTCGTCGCCGACCTCTCGGTCGACCAGGTCCGGCAGATCGCCGAGCAGAAGCAGTCGGACCTGCTGGCCTACGACCTGAAAAACGCCGCCAAGGAGGTCGTCGGCACCTGCACGTCGCTGGGCGTCACCATCGAGGGCAACGACCCCCGCGAGTTCAAGGAGCGGATCGACGAGGGCGAGTACGACGACGTGTTCGCCGAGGGAGCCGCTGCATAG